A single window of Nicotiana sylvestris chromosome 5, ASM39365v2, whole genome shotgun sequence DNA harbors:
- the LOC104249679 gene encoding 9-cis-epoxycarotenoid dioxygenase NCED6, chloroplastic, translating to MHTILPNPSLHKPHNSPSFSCKILINPSKKNTITLPRRHTPPFLPPLLPPSSSPPPSPPPLAEPKIFPLKFEPPKLNSLQKLASLALDMLEKSVVTELEKKHKLNRTVDPEIQLEGNFAPVQECPVQHGLEVIGQIPSTLTGVYVRNGANPLFEPINGHHLFDGDGMIHAVKLDSVNNKASYSCRFIQTSRLVQEAALGRPVFPKPIGELHGHLGLARLLLFFARTRFGLVDATKGTGVANAGLVYFNGRLLAMSEDDLPYSVRITDDGDLETNGRYNFDGQIDDPLIAHPKVDPITGELYTLSYNVLKKPYLKFFKFDTCGNKSRDISISLQNPTMIHDFAITENHVIIPDYQVVFKLSEMLRGGSPVIHDPEKVSRFGVLSKDDHDESRIRWIEVPNCFCMHLWNAWEEINEDDDETLVIIGSCMSPPDSIFSGSDESLKSELSEIRLNLKTGKSTRRVIVSGMNLEAGQVNKNKLGRKTRYAFMAIADPWPKCSGLAKVDLVTGNVTKVLYGDEKFGGEPYFVPSTKEGKEDEGYLMSYVRDEMKEKSELVIVNASNMKQVALVKLPKRVPYGFHGTFVSSQDICNQSSC from the coding sequence ATGCATACAATCTTACCAAACCCTTCTCTTCACAAACCCCACAATTCTCCTTCTTTTTCTTGTAAAATTCTCATTAATCCTTCTAAGAAAAATACTATAACACTTCCTAGAAGACATACTCCACCGTTTCTACCACCGCTGCTGCCACCGTCATCGTCACCGCCACCGTCACCGCCACCTTTGGCTGAACCTAAAATATTTCCATTAAAATTTGAACCTCCAAAATTGAACTCTCTTCAGAAACTTGCATCTTTAGCCTTGGACATGTTAGAAAAATCTGTGGTAACAGAGCTGGAAAAGAAACATAAGCTGAACCGGACAGTTGACCCGGAAATTCAGCTAGAAGGGAATTTTGCACCGGTTCAAGAATGCCCGGTTCAGCATGGGCTTGAGGTAATTGGTCAAATTCCATCTACTTTAACGGGGGTTTACGTTAGAAATGGTGCTAACCCATTATTTGAACCGATTAACGGTCATCATTTATTTGACGGTGACGGAATGATTCATGCCGTTAAATTGGATTCAGTTAATAATAAAGCTAGCTACTCATGCCGGTTCATTCAAACAAGCCGGTTGGTTCAAGAAGCTGCATTGGGCCGACCGGTTTTTCCCAAACCGATAGGCGAGTTGCATGGCCATTTGGGGTTGGCTCGGCTTTTACTGTTCTTTGCCCGAACTAGGTTCGGGTTGGTAGATGCTACCAAAGGAACCGGCGTGGCAAACGCCGGTTTGGTTTATTTTAACGGCCGGCTTTTAGCTATGTCGGAGGATGATCTTCCGTATAGCGTCCGTATTACAGATGACGGTGATCTTGAAACTAACGGACGTTACAATTTTGACGGACAAATTGATGATCCATTGATTGCACATCCTAAGGTAGACCCCATCACAGGGGAACTTTATACTTTGAGTTACAATGTATTGAAAAAACCTTACCTTAAATTCTTCAAATTTGACACGTGCGGTAATAAGTCACGTGACATTTCTATTTCCCTCCAAAATCCAACCATGATTCATGACTTTGCCATCACGGAAAATCACGTGATCATTCCGGATTATCAGGTGGTATTCAAGTTATCCGAGATGTTACGGGGCGGGTCGCCCGTAATCCATGACCCGGAAAAAGTTTCTAGGTTCGGCGTGTTGTCGAAAGACGACCACGACGAATCAAGAATTCGATGGATTGAAGTTCCAAATTGCTTTTGCATGCATTTATGGAATGCATGGGAGGAGATAAACGAAGACGACGATGAAACCCTAGTGATTATAGGGTCATGCATGAGTCCACCGGACTCCATTTTTTCAGGAAGTGATGAATCATTAAAAAGTGAACTATCCGAGATCCGATTAAACTTGAAAACGGGCAAGTCGACCCGACGGGTTATAGTATCGGGTATGAACCTAGAAGCGGGGCAAGTCAACAAGAATAAACTTGGTCGAAAAACTCGGTATGCATTCATGGCAATAGCTGATCCATGGCCAAAATGTAGTGGCCTAGCAAAAGTCGATTTGGTCACGGGAAATGTTACAAAAGTTTTATATGGAGATGAAAAATTTGGAGGCGAACCCTATTTCGTGCCGAGCACGAAAGAAGGTAAAGAAGATGAAGGGTATCTTATGAGTTATGTTAGAGATGAgatgaaagaaaaatcagaattaGTTATAGTTAATGCTTCAAATATGAAGCAAGTGGCCTTAGTAAAATTACCTAAAAGAGTGCCATATGGTTTTCATGGTACATTCGTTAGTTCACAAGATATATGTAATCAATCTTCTTGTTAA